Within the Echinicola sp. 20G genome, the region TACAACCAAGTCAGGTAGAGGTAAATTGAAAGCAACTTATTCAGGGAGTGTTTCTGTGGCTAGCCCTCAAAATCTTCCCAGTATGTTGAATTCATATACCCATGCAAAAGCAATTAACGAAGCAGGAGTCTATGGAGCTGGAGGAAGGTTCTTCAGGGATGGCATCATTGATAATATCCTAGCTTTCCAAGCTGGAGACTATGATTTTATCCGATCTAACGCCAACTTTCCAGCAGACGCTACGCACTTTGAAACCACACCAAATCCAAACAATCTCAACCAATGGGGCTTTAATCAATTTGGAAATGCTAACAGAGACTGGTTCGATGAATATTTCGGCACTGGTTTTATTCAAAAACATGATCTAAGTATTTCTGGTGGAACAGAGCAAACTTCCTATTACTTCTCTGCAGGCTTATTTGGACAAGAAGGCGTGCTTAATTATGGTACAGATACTTTTGACCGGTATAATATCATGGGTAAAATCACTACTTCCATCACGGACAATTGGGATTTTACCTATCAACCACGTTTCTCTAAGCAAGTCAGAGAAATTCCAAACATGGACCGTCAGGGTTCTTATGATTTGATTTTCCATCAGATTGCGAGAACCATGCCTACTAATGCCTTATATGATGGATTTGGAAATATTATGATCCAATCCAAAATCCCATGGGTAAATGATGCTGGTACCGACGTTACTGAAACAATAGAAAATTGGCATAATTTCTCCTCTGACTTAAGGCCACTGGAAGGATGGACCATCCATGCTGATTTTGCCATGAGAAATGTGGATCAATTGTACAGAAGCAAAGAGCTAACTGTATATGACCATTTGGTTGATGGTACAGTTGTACCTAGTGGAAATACAGTACCCAGTAATGTAAGAAGTACACATTACAGCAACCTTTACTGGACAACGAACATTTATAGTTCCTATGACTTTAACATTGGGGAAGATCATAATCTCAAGTTTATGGCCGGAACCCAATTTGAGCGTACAAGAAATAGGAATTTGACTGGATTCAGAACAAATATTCTCGTTCAGGATGTGCCATCATTAAATACTGCTGATGGTGAAATCCAGATGAATGAAGGGCTTGTAACTTATAGCACCCAAGGTTATTTCGGAAGGCTTAATTATAACTATAAAGAAAAATACCTTCTGGAAGCCAATGCTAGATACGACGGTACTTCTCGGTTTAGAGAAGGAAATCGTTGGGGATTCTTTCCTTCTTTCTCAGTAGGATGGAACTTGGATAAAGAAGCATTCTGGGATCCTATCAGCAAAACAGTGAATACTTTTAAACTGCGAGGTTCATGGGGAGAACTAGGAAATCAAAATGTTTCTCCTTATCAAGATTTGTTATTGATTCCGCTTTCTGGAAATGCAGTAAACTGGATTTTTGATGCTGGTGGATCACGGCCTATCGGATATGCGGGCACTCCTTCTTTGGTCAGTAATGACCTAACATGGGAAACTGCCAGAACCATAGATATTGGAACGGACATGTCTTTCTTGAACAAGAGACTAAAAGTGGTATTTGATTGGTTTGAAAGAACCACATTCGATATGATTGGTCCTGTACAACCGGCCCCTGGTGTATTGGGATCGTCAGTTCCCCAAACCAATAATGCTACTTTAAGAGCCAGAGGTTGGGAAAGCACCATCACATGGAATCAAACAACATCTAGCGGATTCACCTATAGTGTTGGCTTCAACATCTTTGATAGCAAAGCTGTTATTACCAAATACTCCAATCCCAACGGCGTACTTAGTAGCTGGTACGAAGGTAGAGAGCAAGGTGAAATCTGGGGTTATACGGCACATGACCTTTATCAAACACAAGAAGAAATTGATGCTTATACGGAAGCTGTTGACCTCTCTGACATAACAGGCCTGGCATGGAATACTGGTGATGTGAAATACCTTGATATCAATGGAGACGGTAGTGTTGACAATGGTTCCAATACCTTAGAAGATCATGGAGACTTGAGCATCATCGGTAATAGTACTCCTCATTACCAATTTGGATTAAATTTAAATGCAGCTTACAAAGGCTTTGATTTATCCATGATTGTAAGAGGAGTTGGCAAGCGTGACTTGTGGTTTGGATCTGGGGAAAATATCTTCTGGGGTTTCAGAACTGGTAACCAGTCCTCTCTTTTCGAAGATCACTTGGATTACTTCAGAGACCAACCTGGGGATGTGTACACTGGTGTTTATGAAGGAGATGCTAACATTAATATGGACGCATACTTCCCCAGACCTTATATTAACAATGCCCAGAACAATAAGAACAGGCTGACTAGTACCAGGTATCTACAAAATGGCGCTTACCTCAGAATCCAAAACTTGCAAGTGGGCTATACTTTACCAGACGAAGTATTGGACAAACTTCACCTTAGCAACATGAGGGTTTATTTCTCAGGAGAGAACTTATTCACTTTCTCAAGTCTACCTGTAGGGGTTGACCCAGTTGCAGTGAGTAGCTCATGGGGTGTGGGTAAAACCTACGGAGCGGATAGAATTCTATCTTTTGGATTACAGGTTTCTTACTAATCAAAAACTCAAAAAGACATGAAGAAAATACAATATATAGCTGGAATGTTATTGCTTTCCCTTGGAATGGTTTCATGCGAGGATTTTATAGATAATCCACCAGAGGATCAAATTGCTGTCAATGACTTTTTCAGAACTAGTAATGACATAGAGAATTATGTAAAGAAATATTACACTGAGTTCCCTACGCATGGTAGTGCTAACCAGCCTATCTCAGAGAACAACTCAGATAATCTGGTTGTCAACACACCAAATGCTGTATTGCATGGTACCAGAGCACCTAGGAATGGACAGTGGACCAGTGAGTGGGCTGATATCAGAAGTATCAATATCTTATTTGATAACTTGGACAATATAGAAGATGATCTAAGCAGCTACAGTCAGTTTTTGGGAGAAGCCTATTATTTCAGAGCCTATTTCTACTTTAGAATGCTCGAAGATTACGGGGATCTTCCTATTTATGATCACCAGCTTTTCCCTGGAGATGAAGCGCTATTGGATCCAAGGTCGCCACGCACTGCAGTAGCTGATTTTATCTTGGCGGACTTGGACAATGCTATTCAATATTTGGGTACCCGCTCTTCCGTGGGCAACTCAAGACTAAATAGAGAGACCGCACTGGCTTTTAAGAGTCAAATAGCTTTGTTTGAAGGTTCATGGCAAAAATACCATGCAGGCACTGAGTTTGCCACCTCGGGTGCAGACCCTAATAAATACTTCCAGCAATCTGTTGAGGCTGCCGAAGAATTGATGAATGGTGATTATACCATAGGGCTATATAATACTGGAAACCCCGAATCAGACTACTATACTTTATTTGGACTGGACAATATGTCGAATGTCAACGAAGTATTGTTTTATAGAATAGCCAGTACTGCAGAACAGCTCGGACATGAACTTCAATTCTACACGACGAGAAGAACTAGAGATATGGCCATTACTTGGTCATTGGTTTCATCATACCTGGCCAAGGATGGACAACCTTATGACTACATGGGTTTGGCAGAAAGTGCCAAAGGAAATAACTTCTTGACTCAAATCGCCAATGATTGTGATCCAAGACTACATGCAACCGTATGGACCCCTGGAGACCTCAGGGTAGCCAGTGCTGGTCAAATCTTTGATAAGCCTTTTATCGACGGAGGATCAGAAGAGTCCTGCGTGACAGGCTTTCAGGTAAAAAAATTCTCTAATCCTTATTCCTCTGGGGCAGGAGCTGACTTTGGAGGTTATAGTCAAACAGGAAGAATTTATTTCAGGTATGCAGAAGTTTTGCTAAACTATGCAGAAGCATTGTATGAACTAAACGGTACCATTG harbors:
- a CDS encoding TonB-dependent receptor; protein product: MNKRILIHLTYMTKLFIYAFVIQAMSMSLLWANEVKSQVKSIEEVQVKVGFKNATLKEAFSSIEKASGFNFVYTNKEIKEAGIISINAQNRSLYDLLIDIANQTSLQFKQVNQNIHVQKSKNQKAQSENMVVVADVTIKGTVVDHEGEPLPGVTITIQGTTRGTVTDIDGNYSITVPEGSQLLFSFIGYKTQTIPVGNNSEINVSMEEDEQSLQEVVVVGYGTQKVTNLTGAVDVVDGQALENRPSPSVSQLLQGTSPGLTFGVGNNGFQPGANMNIQIRGMGSINGGQPYVIIDGIPGDMNRLNPNDIESISVLKDAAASAIYGARAPYGVIVITTKSGRGKLKATYSGSVSVASPQNLPSMLNSYTHAKAINEAGVYGAGGRFFRDGIIDNILAFQAGDYDFIRSNANFPADATHFETTPNPNNLNQWGFNQFGNANRDWFDEYFGTGFIQKHDLSISGGTEQTSYYFSAGLFGQEGVLNYGTDTFDRYNIMGKITTSITDNWDFTYQPRFSKQVREIPNMDRQGSYDLIFHQIARTMPTNALYDGFGNIMIQSKIPWVNDAGTDVTETIENWHNFSSDLRPLEGWTIHADFAMRNVDQLYRSKELTVYDHLVDGTVVPSGNTVPSNVRSTHYSNLYWTTNIYSSYDFNIGEDHNLKFMAGTQFERTRNRNLTGFRTNILVQDVPSLNTADGEIQMNEGLVTYSTQGYFGRLNYNYKEKYLLEANARYDGTSRFREGNRWGFFPSFSVGWNLDKEAFWDPISKTVNTFKLRGSWGELGNQNVSPYQDLLLIPLSGNAVNWIFDAGGSRPIGYAGTPSLVSNDLTWETARTIDIGTDMSFLNKRLKVVFDWFERTTFDMIGPVQPAPGVLGSSVPQTNNATLRARGWESTITWNQTTSSGFTYSVGFNIFDSKAVITKYSNPNGVLSSWYEGREQGEIWGYTAHDLYQTQEEIDAYTEAVDLSDITGLAWNTGDVKYLDINGDGSVDNGSNTLEDHGDLSIIGNSTPHYQFGLNLNAAYKGFDLSMIVRGVGKRDLWFGSGENIFWGFRTGNQSSLFEDHLDYFRDQPGDVYTGVYEGDANINMDAYFPRPYINNAQNNKNRLTSTRYLQNGAYLRIQNLQVGYTLPDEVLDKLHLSNMRVYFSGENLFTFSSLPVGVDPVAVSSSWGVGKTYGADRILSFGLQVSY
- a CDS encoding RagB/SusD family nutrient uptake outer membrane protein — encoded protein: MKKIQYIAGMLLLSLGMVSCEDFIDNPPEDQIAVNDFFRTSNDIENYVKKYYTEFPTHGSANQPISENNSDNLVVNTPNAVLHGTRAPRNGQWTSEWADIRSINILFDNLDNIEDDLSSYSQFLGEAYYFRAYFYFRMLEDYGDLPIYDHQLFPGDEALLDPRSPRTAVADFILADLDNAIQYLGTRSSVGNSRLNRETALAFKSQIALFEGSWQKYHAGTEFATSGADPNKYFQQSVEAAEELMNGDYTIGLYNTGNPESDYYTLFGLDNMSNVNEVLFYRIASTAEQLGHELQFYTTRRTRDMAITWSLVSSYLAKDGQPYDYMGLAESAKGNNFLTQIANDCDPRLHATVWTPGDLRVASAGQIFDKPFIDGGSEESCVTGFQVKKFSNPYSSGAGADFGGYSQTGRIYFRYAEVLLNYAEALYELNGTIAIDELNMIRSRAGMPEFTVIPQSAYGDNLLDYGYAIDDALYAIRNERRVELALEGQRINDYRRWAAHELFQGQRPLGYPFDQSEFPNFTAKVNQDGLLDYFQTEMPNGYGFRDGQDYLISIPSDEIVLNPNLEQNPNW